The Thermodesulfovibrionales bacterium genome contains the following window.
AGCCCGAGGCTGATTCGATCGCCCTCGCCCTCGGAAAGGTTGCGACGCCGAGGCCGCTTACCCATGACCTCATCAAGAATATCGTCATCGGTCTTAAGGCGAAGGTGACGAGGGTCGTGGTGACGGAAATATTCGATAACACCTATTACGCCCTCATTCACCTTGTCGACGGCAAGAAAGAAGTGACGATCGATTCGAGGCCGAGCGATGCCGTTGCCGTCGCCTTGAGAGTTGAGGCCCCTATCTTTGTTGAAGAGGGGATCCTCGAAAAACGGAGCAGCGATGAGCTTGAAGACTGGCTCAAGAACCTGAAACCCGAAGATTTCGGTAACGTCATGTAATGCTTCAGAGAACCGAAGCGATAGTCCTGAAGACCACTCCCTTTTCAGAAGCAGACCTTATCGTTACCTTCCTTTCATCTGACTGCGGATTGCTGAAGACCTTCGCAAAGAGCCCGCGGAAAGTGAAGAGCAGGTTCGGGAGCAGTCTCGAGCCTTTGACCCATGCAAAGATTTCATTTTGGGGCAGGGAGGACGCCGGCCTCCCGCGCCTGACACAGTCGGATATCGTCAGGCCCTTCCAGTCCGTACGGGATGACCTTGAGAGTTTCTTCAGCATGGCGGAGATACTCGAGCTCACGCTGAACCTTCTGCCGGAGCGCGAGCCGAACAGAGATATCTTTCGTCTCCTCTGGGGGATTCTCGATGCGATTGATACGGATTATTCCCGCCTTCGCCTTGATAAGCGGCGATCAAAGGGATTCCTCGATTGTCTCGTGCTCTTCTCCAAGGTGAAACTGCTCGACATGGCCGGTTACGGTCCCGCCCTTGAAGGATGCGCGCGGTGCGGCAGGTCGGGCGTTAACTTCTATATAGCGCATGGCTCGGTCATCTGCGGGGCCTGTACCTCTGCTATGGATGGGCAGATAAAGGTTTCGCCGGGCGCGATCGAACTCTATGCGACTCTGCGGAAGTGGGAGACCTCGAAGATCGCGAGGATACGACCGTCTGGGACCATGCTCGCCGAATTATCCGGTCTGATCGACGCCCATCTCCGGTATACCCTATCGAAGCCTCTGAGAACGAGGGGCCTCCAGGTGTGACCGCTTGGTATGCGGTTTATGCTCTTTTCATGGGGGTTGTGCCTTGACAGGAAGGCTCTGGTTGATATATAAAATGTGTTACAAACACACAGCCGTTTCTGTACCGTGTAAGGTTTAAGCAATGAATAAGCGGGATACCCTGAGAGATCTTTTTTCTATTCAGGAGCGGGTGAACAGGCTCTTCGAAGACGCCATGGGCGGGGCGGCGGCCCCTGAAGACGCGGGGGGAGGTACGTGGTCTCCTGCAGTAGATATCTATGAAGCAGGGAGCGAGTTTGTCGTCGAAGCGGAACTCCCGGAGGTTGCGCAGTCCGATATAGAGATAAAGGTTCAGACCAACACGCTCACCATCGAGGGAGAACGAAGATCCCGGAGGGCTACGATGGAGGGCTATCATCGGATTGAACGTGCCTACGGAAGGTTCTCGCGGTCGTTTCTCCTTCCTGGTTCGGTCGATCAGGAGACGATAACGGCGACCTTCAGGGATGGGGTGCTCCGGATCGTACTCCCCAAGAAAGTGGAAGTGTCGCCGAGGCAGATCGAGATCGTCGAACGATCGTAATTCCGGTCGTCGTTTTCGCGGGACGC
Protein-coding sequences here:
- a CDS encoding bifunctional nuclease family protein: MLVQMKVEGLLFDPRSSMYILLLRQIDGNDTLPIWIGKPEADSIALALGKVATPRPLTHDLIKNIVIGLKAKVTRVVVTEIFDNTYYALIHLVDGKKEVTIDSRPSDAVAVALRVEAPIFVEEGILEKRSSDELEDWLKNLKPEDFGNVM
- the recO gene encoding DNA repair protein RecO; translation: MLQRTEAIVLKTTPFSEADLIVTFLSSDCGLLKTFAKSPRKVKSRFGSSLEPLTHAKISFWGREDAGLPRLTQSDIVRPFQSVRDDLESFFSMAEILELTLNLLPEREPNRDIFRLLWGILDAIDTDYSRLRLDKRRSKGFLDCLVLFSKVKLLDMAGYGPALEGCARCGRSGVNFYIAHGSVICGACTSAMDGQIKVSPGAIELYATLRKWETSKIARIRPSGTMLAELSGLIDAHLRYTLSKPLRTRGLQV
- a CDS encoding Hsp20/alpha crystallin family protein, whose amino-acid sequence is MNKRDTLRDLFSIQERVNRLFEDAMGGAAAPEDAGGGTWSPAVDIYEAGSEFVVEAELPEVAQSDIEIKVQTNTLTIEGERRSRRATMEGYHRIERAYGRFSRSFLLPGSVDQETITATFRDGVLRIVLPKKVEVSPRQIEIVERS